A region from the Methanothrix sp. genome encodes:
- a CDS encoding cytochrome c biogenesis CcdA family protein: MILLICSSFVAEAAPESLPGPSLLYITNIESPICRECEEVLSAQTAEIARLAAEHTDADILTINIRKNPYSANGSSLAISWWGVNVTWPWIEDFQPYPAAGPYMDYWSSGTGFSNPTIIILNSDGDAVKVYRVYQIGRGLIDGIQSSEKLYADLKSADENSPGWLSASSAGTSALGMFALGIMTSLSPCSVALLAALFSYIISRKRRERSAVDYREGLAIGLSFTIGMAAVFFVIGLFVSQLGIFMRSSRFFDLAAGVLLIVLGMSSIIPLGEIVGSIFIFKRSGKSYLERLINISMRIFERSSTVGAFFLGAFFSLGWAPCAISLVFPVIIWLISQDVSPLGGGIMLFIFGLGHGVPVIPMAALSRSAAAKIADRYISAGSYITRIFGILVMVLGVLFAARYFGYALW; encoded by the coding sequence ATGATCCTGCTGATCTGCTCTTCCTTCGTTGCTGAGGCTGCACCGGAGAGCCTACCTGGACCATCTCTCCTGTACATCACAAACATAGAGAGCCCGATATGCAGGGAGTGCGAGGAGGTCCTCTCCGCACAGACCGCTGAGATCGCGAGGCTCGCGGCTGAGCATACTGATGCGGATATTCTCACGATAAACATACGTAAAAACCCCTACTCTGCGAATGGCAGCTCTCTTGCCATCTCGTGGTGGGGGGTGAACGTGACATGGCCCTGGATTGAGGACTTCCAGCCGTATCCTGCAGCTGGACCGTACATGGACTACTGGTCCTCGGGCACGGGCTTCTCGAACCCGACGATAATAATATTGAATTCTGATGGCGATGCTGTCAAGGTCTATCGCGTCTACCAGATAGGCAGGGGGCTGATCGACGGCATCCAGAGCTCTGAGAAGCTCTATGCCGATCTGAAGAGCGCTGATGAGAATAGCCCGGGCTGGCTTTCGGCATCGAGCGCCGGGACCTCTGCCCTCGGCATGTTCGCGCTCGGGATAATGACATCGCTCTCGCCATGCTCTGTGGCTCTTCTTGCGGCTCTCTTCTCATACATTATCTCCAGAAAGAGGCGTGAGAGGAGCGCAGTTGATTACAGAGAGGGCTTGGCGATTGGTCTCTCGTTTACAATCGGCATGGCAGCAGTGTTTTTTGTGATCGGACTCTTCGTATCCCAGCTCGGCATCTTCATGCGCAGCTCCAGGTTCTTTGATCTCGCTGCTGGAGTGCTGCTGATCGTGCTGGGAATGAGCAGCATCATCCCCCTGGGCGAGATCGTGGGCTCGATCTTCATCTTTAAGAGATCTGGAAAGAGCTACCTGGAGCGCCTGATCAACATATCCATGAGGATATTCGAGCGATCATCGACCGTGGGCGCGTTCTTCCTCGGAGCATTCTTCTCTCTGGGCTGGGCCCCATGCGCGATATCTCTTGTGTTTCCGGTGATAATCTGGCTCATCTCACAGGACGTCTCGCCACTTGGAGGCGGGATCATGCTGTTCATCTTCGGTCTCGGACATGGGGTGCCTGTGATACCGATGGCAGCGCTCTCAAGGTCTGCTGCAGCAAAAATTGCAGACAGATACATATCAGCAGGCAGCTACATCACAAGGATCTTCGGGATTCTTGTTATGGTGCTTGGAGTGCTGTTCGCAGCAAGGTACTTTGGGTATGCTTTATGGTGA
- a CDS encoding nitroreductase family protein: MIELLRSRRSIRRYKAKDIEPEKIEILKEAALRSPTSRGINPWRFFFIRDRRKLEELSRAKESGSLFLRNARLGVVVCAKESESDVWIEDCSIASIILHLTAHSLGLGSCWIQIRNRMHDAHKTSEEYVREVLGLPADLRVESIIAIGYPDEIKPSVPKDELEYGKITSD; encoded by the coding sequence ATGATAGAGCTGCTCAGGAGCAGGAGAAGTATAAGGAGGTATAAGGCAAAGGATATCGAGCCTGAGAAGATCGAGATCTTAAAGGAAGCTGCTCTCAGATCGCCGACGTCACGGGGAATAAACCCGTGGAGGTTCTTCTTCATAAGAGACAGGAGGAAGCTTGAGGAGCTATCGCGGGCGAAGGAGAGCGGGTCGTTGTTTCTCCGGAACGCCCGTCTGGGGGTCGTGGTCTGCGCTAAAGAAAGCGAGTCTGATGTGTGGATAGAGGACTGCTCGATAGCGTCCATAATCCTGCATCTCACAGCCCACAGCCTTGGCCTTGGATCCTGCTGGATCCAGATAAGAAACAGGATGCATGATGCGCACAAGACCTCTGAGGAGTACGTGAGGGAGGTTCTCGGTCTTCCGGCGGATCTCCGTGTGGAGTCGATCATCGCCATCGGCTACCCTGACGAGATCAAGCCGTCTGTGCCGAAGGATGAGCTGGAGTACGGAAAGATAACATCAGACTGA
- a CDS encoding CDP-2,3-bis-(O-geranylgeranyl)-sn-glycerol synthase, with protein MNIIVHSIWLMLPAYVPNNFAALFGGGTPLDLGMSLPDGHRVFGNGKTVRGTIAGIIGGITVGLLQNSIAGVFGLPGFGDGMKLFLVLFGLSAGSMLGDLAASFIKRRLGMERGASFFLVDQLDFVMGAWALTFLLAPEWFNAQFTSPVIILVLLITPVLHRFANVIGYMIGAKKEPW; from the coding sequence ATGAATATAATCGTACACTCCATCTGGCTGATGCTGCCTGCGTATGTGCCAAACAACTTCGCAGCGCTTTTCGGTGGTGGCACGCCTCTAGATCTGGGGATGAGCCTTCCAGACGGGCACCGTGTGTTTGGAAACGGAAAGACGGTTCGTGGCACGATCGCCGGAATCATCGGGGGAATCACCGTAGGTCTGCTTCAGAACAGCATCGCCGGAGTCTTTGGTCTTCCGGGCTTCGGCGATGGGATGAAGCTTTTTCTCGTTCTCTTCGGACTCTCAGCGGGATCGATGCTCGGCGATCTTGCAGCCAGCTTCATCAAGCGAAGGCTGGGGATGGAGCGAGGGGCATCATTCTTTCTCGTCGACCAGCTCGACTTTGTCATGGGCGCATGGGCTCTCACATTTCTGCTCGCTCCAGAGTGGTTCAATGCACAGTTCACCTCTCCGGTTATAATCCTCGTTCTTCTGATAACACCTGTTCTCCATCGCTTCGCAAATGTGATAGGCTACATGATCGGAGCGAAGAAGGAGCCATGGTGA
- the mtrE gene encoding tetrahydromethanopterin S-methyltransferase subunit E, with protein MDALSMGLVAAMGALATVAGASEDIESDVGSQSNPNSQVQLAAQVGNPHRIYNKAISGEPPANALWATTAAVVAYTLITKFAMPALFAIAIGASVAALFNGVFSTSAYFGRNASQRRFNQWIYLDIVRYTTTSIMAHAWITAFCITCIAYIQTQILTPHHPFPMPVIALIWGLTVGAIGSSVGDIHYGGEREFQWRLFGQGLNTMLSGQIVRKAEAGLRNSIDNAWFCTKLGGPLTGLAFGLTVFLDNWRTTVFDPVTQAGLAIGMGLFFVIIMNLYNFYVETSIRKKYGPYPGYKGDIAA; from the coding sequence ATGGACGCATTGAGCATGGGGCTCGTCGCTGCTATGGGGGCCCTTGCGACCGTTGCTGGAGCCAGCGAGGATATCGAGTCGGATGTGGGCTCTCAGAGCAATCCGAACTCGCAGGTCCAGCTTGCTGCTCAGGTCGGAAACCCCCACAGGATATACAACAAGGCTATCTCAGGCGAGCCACCAGCGAACGCCCTTTGGGCTACAACCGCTGCTGTTGTGGCTTACACGCTGATAACAAAGTTCGCAATGCCTGCGCTCTTCGCAATAGCCATAGGCGCGTCGGTTGCAGCGCTCTTCAATGGAGTCTTCTCGACAAGCGCTTACTTTGGCAGGAACGCAAGCCAGCGCAGGTTCAACCAGTGGATCTATCTGGATATAGTGCGTTACACAACGACATCCATAATGGCACATGCATGGATAACAGCTTTCTGCATAACATGCATAGCATACATACAGACTCAGATTTTGACACCACACCATCCGTTCCCGATGCCTGTTATCGCTCTGATCTGGGGATTGACTGTCGGTGCGATCGGCTCTTCTGTTGGTGACATTCATTATGGAGGCGAGCGTGAGTTCCAGTGGAGGCTCTTCGGTCAGGGTCTCAACACGATGCTCTCAGGCCAGATTGTGAGAAAGGCCGAGGCTGGATTGAGGAACTCCATAGACAACGCATGGTTCTGCACAAAGCTCGGAGGGCCGCTCACAGGGCTTGCATTCGGCCTGACGGTCTTCCTGGACAACTGGCGCACCACAGTCTTCGACCCGGTGACGCAGGCCGGTCTGGCCATTGGTATGGGTCTCTTCTTCGTGATAATTATGAACCTGTATAACTTCTACGTTGAGACCTCGATAAGAAAGAAGTACGGCCCGTATCCAGGGTACAAGGGGGATATCGCAGCATGA
- the mtrD gene encoding tetrahydromethanopterin S-methyltransferase subunit D — MNFDALTIVYILEIVVGGLLVGVGVHFVPVGGAPAAMAQATGVGTGTVQLAAGSGLTGLLAAGLMMSVTDNIWPILASGAVGAMIMMDTTMMAGGWIYAYAVGAPFASAKVNYDPITGYSQPPYVAPGTVGQGIPTVCYVSGTIGAFMGGLGGAMIYYPLMMTNHNPSLSALFAIGIFLVNAVLASWNIQGTIEGFHDPKFKRWPKAFRSCLVATVILALVAVTITGGA; from the coding sequence ATGAACTTTGATGCTTTAACCATTGTGTACATTCTGGAGATCGTAGTGGGTGGGCTGCTTGTAGGCGTGGGCGTCCACTTCGTCCCTGTCGGCGGTGCGCCTGCAGCCATGGCACAGGCCACAGGAGTTGGCACGGGCACGGTTCAGCTGGCAGCTGGATCCGGCCTCACCGGATTGCTGGCAGCCGGTCTCATGATGTCTGTCACAGATAACATCTGGCCAATCCTGGCATCAGGAGCTGTCGGAGCAATGATAATGATGGATACCACGATGATGGCTGGTGGGTGGATCTACGCTTACGCGGTGGGCGCTCCGTTTGCGTCAGCCAAGGTAAACTACGATCCCATCACAGGATACTCACAGCCACCATATGTCGCCCCGGGAACTGTCGGACAGGGAATACCCACAGTCTGCTATGTGAGCGGCACGATCGGCGCGTTCATGGGCGGTCTCGGCGGCGCGATGATCTACTACCCGCTGATGATGACAAACCACAACCCATCCCTGAGCGCGCTCTTCGCGATCGGCATATTCCTGGTGAACGCGGTTCTGGCTTCATGGAACATCCAGGGAACGATCGAGGGGTTCCACGATCCGAAGTTCAAGAGATGGCCGAAGGCGTTCAGATCATGCCTGGTGGCCACCGTGATCCTGGCGCTTGTGGCTGTCACAATAACAGGAGGTGCATGA
- the mtrC gene encoding tetrahydromethanopterin S-methyltransferase subunit C codes for MTVGGGAGGAPSAIDAKKLRIYGIGGALVGIYLAAILNSVLGTDIFSILAAAGAVAAAVMGANAVRRVCGYGIGTGVPSIGMLALGMGIVGASFGLSTAEQLGVSMAGVIIALVYAMIFGYIVGAIANKVMGFNIPIMEEGLTDLSGAGAMAIIGWSYAISGSLAYADMVAKVFNTGYLAIVFICGGLAILHPFNANLGPDEKQDRTLVNGLMVGSLAVVAVGLCSLATLSTTAAIITIVIGAAAWYYFYVWYYRLVKRDAAAVVGTGLLPPSAL; via the coding sequence ATGACAGTAGGAGGGGGGGCAGGAGGAGCACCCTCTGCAATAGATGCCAAGAAGCTCAGAATCTACGGGATTGGTGGAGCTCTTGTGGGCATATACCTCGCAGCCATTCTCAACAGCGTTCTCGGTACAGACATATTCTCGATCCTTGCCGCAGCAGGGGCCGTCGCGGCTGCTGTCATGGGGGCGAATGCCGTAAGAAGGGTCTGCGGCTATGGTATCGGCACCGGTGTGCCATCGATAGGAATGCTTGCGCTGGGAATGGGCATAGTCGGTGCGTCGTTTGGCCTCTCGACTGCGGAGCAGCTGGGCGTATCAATGGCAGGCGTCATCATAGCGCTGGTCTATGCGATGATCTTCGGCTACATCGTGGGTGCGATCGCAAACAAGGTCATGGGCTTCAACATACCGATCATGGAGGAGGGTCTAACAGACCTCTCAGGCGCAGGCGCCATGGCGATAATCGGCTGGTCCTATGCGATCTCCGGATCGCTGGCATATGCAGACATGGTAGCTAAGGTCTTCAACACCGGATACCTTGCGATAGTATTCATCTGCGGCGGCCTTGCGATTCTCCATCCGTTCAACGCGAACCTCGGACCGGACGAGAAGCAGGACAGAACACTGGTGAACGGGCTGATGGTCGGCTCCCTCGCAGTCGTCGCAGTCGGTCTGTGTTCCCTTGCAACGCTCAGCACCACTGCAGCGATCATAACCATCGTGATCGGCGCGGCCGCATGGTACTACTTCTACGTCTGGTACTACAGGCTGGTCAAGAGGGATGCAGCGGCTGTTGTTGGAACAGGTCTGCTGCCGCCGAGCGCGCTATGA
- a CDS encoding tetrahydromethanopterin S-methyltransferase subunit B: MGFVRISPELGLLFDPLKGVVAEQREDVVLYTFDPVMDRIERLDAIADDLMNQLVPDNELLESYKNRGKTSLIGGLYTNVWVGFIIGLVISFVVLIGMVFSDPAKLEMLRKAMGGA; encoded by the coding sequence ATGGGATTCGTCAGAATATCTCCAGAACTGGGGCTGCTCTTCGATCCACTTAAGGGAGTGGTCGCCGAGCAGAGAGAGGATGTGGTTCTCTACACATTCGATCCGGTGATGGACAGGATTGAGAGGCTTGATGCGATCGCAGACGACCTGATGAACCAGCTGGTTCCGGATAACGAGCTGCTGGAGTCCTACAAGAACAGAGGAAAGACCTCTCTCATAGGCGGACTTTACACCAACGTCTGGGTCGGCTTCATCATAGGTCTTGTGATCTCGTTTGTAGTGCTGATCGGCATGGTCTTCAGCGATCCGGCGAAGCTTGAGATGCTCAGAAAGGCCATGGGAGGTGCATGA
- the mtrA gene encoding tetrahydromethanopterin S-methyltransferase subunit A: MVLKKKPAEPWPVITGEYEVGNPESPVAVVTCGSHLKNSELIAAGAALAGPCKTENIGIEKMVANVISNPNIRYLLITGMEVKGHITGQAIEAFTANGIDKEGRIVGAKGAIPFIQNLTPEAIERWRQQITTINMIDTEDMGAITAKIKELVAKDPGALDVEPMIVEIKEAGAEEGEGGLRPMAAEVVEVRSRIRAMDMAVTNNGLLNKFQAGVYAGKIEGIVLGMTLTLAIFGLILKMVGGS; this comes from the coding sequence ATGGTGCTCAAGAAGAAACCAGCTGAGCCCTGGCCTGTGATCACCGGCGAGTATGAGGTCGGCAACCCGGAGAGCCCTGTGGCAGTCGTGACCTGCGGCTCTCACCTCAAGAACTCGGAGCTGATAGCCGCTGGTGCCGCTCTGGCCGGGCCGTGCAAGACCGAGAACATAGGCATAGAGAAGATGGTCGCCAACGTGATCTCCAACCCGAACATCAGGTACCTGCTGATCACAGGCATGGAGGTCAAGGGGCACATCACAGGCCAGGCGATAGAGGCATTCACTGCCAACGGAATAGATAAGGAGGGCAGGATCGTCGGGGCGAAGGGCGCAATTCCATTCATCCAGAACCTGACGCCTGAGGCGATAGAGCGGTGGAGGCAGCAGATCACCACGATCAACATGATCGACACAGAGGATATGGGCGCCATCACCGCGAAGATAAAGGAGCTCGTCGCCAAGGATCCAGGCGCCCTGGATGTCGAGCCGATGATCGTCGAGATCAAGGAGGCTGGCGCTGAGGAGGGCGAGGGTGGTCTCAGGCCGATGGCCGCGGAGGTAGTTGAGGTTCGTTCCAGGATACGGGCCATGGATATGGCCGTGACGAACAACGGCCTGCTCAACAAATTCCAGGCTGGAGTTTACGCGGGCAAGATAGAGGGGATCGTGCTTGGAATGACCCTGACCCTGGCCATATTCGGGCTTATACTCAAGATGGTAGGGGGGAGCTGA
- a CDS encoding tetrahydromethanopterin S-methyltransferase subunit F yields the protein MAGEEIVYGQGTPAVIEPAMPLFDQVVDDIKYKAQLLARETKLSSGVIAATPQGFAIGFFLAVAMMLGPFLLMGV from the coding sequence ATGGCAGGTGAGGAGATAGTTTACGGGCAGGGAACTCCGGCTGTTATAGAGCCTGCAATGCCCCTCTTCGATCAGGTCGTGGACGACATAAAGTACAAGGCGCAGCTCCTGGCCAGGGAGACGAAGCTGAGCTCTGGCGTCATCGCGGCGACCCCGCAGGGGTTCGCGATCGGCTTCTTCCTCGCCGTGGCCATGATGCTGGGGCCGTTCCTGCTGATGGGGGTGTGA
- the mtrG gene encoding tetrahydromethanopterin S-methyltransferase subunit G, with the protein MADEAKDTKPVVPVAVVDHDQYREIMARLDKIEEKIEFYSAEKFLRAGKSVGRDLGVAYGVCAGLIIILAYILFMYAGNWVKVI; encoded by the coding sequence TTGGCAGATGAGGCGAAGGATACAAAGCCGGTCGTCCCTGTTGCGGTGGTCGATCACGACCAGTACAGGGAGATAATGGCACGTCTCGATAAGATCGAGGAGAAGATCGAGTTCTACTCGGCTGAGAAGTTCCTGAGAGCCGGAAAGTCCGTGGGCAGGGATCTGGGCGTTGCCTACGGCGTCTGTGCTGGACTGATAATAATATTGGCGTACATACTCTTCATGTATGCCGGCAACTGGGTGAAGGTGATTTGA
- the mtrH gene encoding tetrahydromethanopterin S-methyltransferase subunit H: MFRFDRKQEVFDFGKFKIGGQPGEYPTCCIGTMFYARHKIVSDPEHGVFDKNAAEKLWNQQVEMSEITGNTCMNQIVAETNEAMQKEIDWFVEISDYPFLIDSSAPEVRAFGVKYATEIGVADRAIHNSINASITDDELQALKESDLDAAIVLAFNAMEKGTKGKMDILTKAAGGAKKGMLEYAKDCGITRILIDTAAMPLGAGSGATYRACIAVKAMLGLPVGGGFHNAASAWDWMKKWKKTHKEAFAPVDIGSNLVAGIVGADFYLYGPIENAPMIFPAAAMVDIMKAESIQELGLEVLDPNHPIKKTL; encoded by the coding sequence ATGTTCAGGTTCGATAGAAAGCAGGAGGTCTTCGACTTCGGCAAGTTCAAGATCGGGGGTCAGCCTGGCGAGTACCCGACTTGCTGCATCGGCACTATGTTCTATGCCAGGCACAAGATAGTATCCGATCCGGAGCATGGAGTGTTTGATAAGAACGCGGCTGAGAAGCTCTGGAACCAGCAGGTTGAGATGAGTGAGATCACAGGGAACACCTGCATGAACCAGATCGTGGCAGAGACGAACGAGGCGATGCAGAAGGAGATCGACTGGTTTGTGGAGATCTCCGACTACCCGTTCCTCATCGATTCCTCTGCTCCAGAGGTGCGCGCCTTTGGTGTCAAGTACGCCACGGAGATCGGGGTCGCAGACAGGGCGATACACAACTCCATCAACGCCTCCATAACGGATGATGAGCTCCAGGCGCTGAAGGAGAGCGATCTGGATGCAGCGATAGTCCTGGCGTTCAATGCGATGGAGAAGGGCACGAAGGGCAAGATGGACATACTCACGAAGGCTGCAGGCGGCGCGAAGAAGGGGATGCTCGAGTACGCGAAGGACTGCGGCATAACGAGGATCCTCATAGACACAGCTGCGATGCCGCTGGGCGCCGGCTCCGGAGCCACATACAGGGCGTGCATCGCTGTCAAGGCGATGCTTGGCCTGCCGGTCGGAGGCGGCTTCCACAATGCTGCATCCGCATGGGACTGGATGAAGAAGTGGAAGAAGACACACAAGGAGGCATTCGCTCCTGTGGATATCGGCTCAAACCTCGTCGCCGGAATCGTGGGCGCTGACTTCTACCTCTACGGCCCGATCGAGAACGCGCCGATGATATTCCCGGCTGCGGCGATGGTCGACATCATGAAGGCCGAGTCGATACAGGAGCTCGGCCTCGAGGTGCTGGATCCGAACCACCCGATAAAGAAGACCCTGTAG
- a CDS encoding YkgJ family cysteine cluster protein, with the protein MPKVYISLSFDRVRFKCQRCGACCHHRRPSEFSELIPPEQVQRFVERSNLIHLNEDEISRISRSCGLRPEEFVDTLHPYDGRTIRVSDDGSKVILDIPVLKSKEDTTCVFYDNGCRIYPHRPRACRLFPFRISEREIAGDVILSIDYNPGCPGIGRGDYADTRKIGELAVEIFSRRMSAIVRETNELIASGSIKPGAVVYRTMPGGPRTS; encoded by the coding sequence TTGCCCAAAGTTTATATCTCTCTGTCATTTGACCGGGTTCGCTTCAAATGCCAGCGCTGCGGCGCGTGCTGCCACCACCGCAGGCCATCCGAGTTTTCGGAGCTGATACCGCCGGAGCAGGTGCAGAGATTCGTCGAGCGCTCGAATCTCATACATCTGAATGAGGATGAGATCTCAAGAATATCAAGAAGTTGTGGTCTCAGGCCTGAGGAGTTTGTGGATACGCTGCATCCCTATGACGGTAGGACAATCAGGGTCTCAGATGATGGTTCTAAGGTGATTCTGGATATACCTGTGCTGAAATCCAAGGAGGATACGACCTGCGTCTTTTACGACAACGGCTGCAGGATATACCCTCACAGGCCCAGGGCGTGCAGGCTCTTTCCCTTTCGCATATCCGAGCGGGAGATCGCGGGGGATGTGATCCTGAGCATAGATTACAATCCAGGATGCCCGGGTATCGGAAGGGGGGATTATGCTGACACCAGAAAAATCGGGGAGCTTGCAGTGGAGATCTTCTCCAGACGCATGAGCGCTATTGTCCGCGAGACAAATGAGCTCATCGCATCGGGATCCATCAAGCCCGGTGCAGTGGTGTACAGAACCATGCCCGGCGGACCCCGGACCAGCTGA